Part of the Patagioenas fasciata isolate bPatFas1 chromosome 29, bPatFas1.hap1, whole genome shotgun sequence genome, TACAAGCCCATCCACTGAGTGAATGTGTCCCAAGCAGCACAGGTAGTTGCTGTGGTGGGGTCTGACCTTCTACCCACTGCattcagctttagaaaaataaaacgtgAGCATCACAACATCACACGCTGCATACTAAGCGCCGTGAGGTTTTGCGTAGCTTGAgtcaaacagcattaaaacactaAAGAACCGAATGATTATTAACCTGATCTTTTGTTGGTTTAGGTCTCAGTACTGGTtgataaatcaacatttttgcagATGAAGCTGAAGAGCACGAAGTGAGCTCCATTTTCTGAAGTGCCCCACAGAGCACTCAAGTCATCAACCTGCTGAAAACTGTAACGTGAATAATTTGGACTCCAAGCTCcaaaattaatcatttatatGTACCACACTAAGTGTGCACACATAAACAAGGGTATACATAAGCATATATAGATATTAACACATATGATATACACTACACAAATCTACCAACCAGATCTTAATCATTCAGCAAGACCAAGCTCACGTGAACCCAAGTAACGAAGACATCCGACCTACTCACACCGGGTGCTTGTTGTACATGACTGGCAGAAATTCATCCACCGGCAACATCTTGCCGAAAGGCTCCGCTCCGATGAGCTTCTGAACCCCCTGGAAGGAGATCGCGTAGCCCAGGGTCCAGTACGAGTAATCGGCTTCCACCAGGTTCATGACGTTGGGAACCGCTTTCTcaggctcctgcacctgcatccttTTCCGGCCAATGTagcttaaagggggaaaagaccacAGAAATCGGAACCTAAATGTGAATCTGCAGCAGTTAGGACCACACAACTGTCCATGTCAAGCGGGGAAGGACAAAGGGTGGATCTAAGAAGCAATCCCTGACACATTTCTATCCTGTACCACTCTCAGACATTCAAATCTTACCCCAGCGGGTGGTACAGATGCGAAAGACTTgataaggcagctgagatgacacGGTCCAAGCCTCAGCGCTGAGCTGTGGCAgttcctctgtcacagcagtgtccccagaCGACCAACACTGCCCACAAAGCGCACCAGTGGTACCCAACACAGCCggggcaccccagcaccagcctggcccagaagcagagttatcctgatgggaagagccatcaagaagcctctgccacctttccctgcactccagcatcaccctccatctctgctgctcatgtcccctgtgtgccCAGAGCTTCACGAGGGCCAGTGACTCACATCAGCTCCCAGTctagctgggcttgttcaatgTCATCCATCAGCTTCATGAGCTTCCTCTTGAACTCGTCCTCAATAACAAGcgtcttctccagttctctgTTCACCACCTGAAACAAGATGGTTCAGAAGTGATCACAGTGGCCCCGAAATCTCTGGGGGTCATCCTGACCTGGTCCTGGCCCTCTGGACCATACAGGTAGGGAGGCTGGAGAACCAGCCCCAGATTCACAGCTCAGCTGGGACGAGCTGTCCAAAAATATCCTGTGGCTGAGCATCTGCAACCTAGAAAAACCCTCCatgtgatgctgcagcacctcAACCCCGTGAGCTACCATCTTGCACGACCACCTCCTCCTTTGACAACAAAACCACTGTTCAGAAAAACCTGTTTCTGTtcggaaaaaaagtgtttctggaatCTGGAGAATGATCCAGCACATCCAAAGTCTGGCCCTGGCAACTTCAAGAACACACATGCAAAGGCATCCTCCAAGTGGGTTCCCATCTTACCATCTGACCATTGGCGATGCAGAAGTCTCAAGCCCCAAATCATTGCCTGATTTCTCAGTGctgaagtccctgctgctggctgaaaggtatttggatcatccaaccatcacagtcacatttgggcagctgctgccttagACCGGTCTTCTCTAAGCACCAAGTTGTTCTCCCTGCCTCCACATCCCACCTCGCTCGAAATGATCCCTCCCGTTGATGTCAGGCTGTGTAGCTCCAGCACCtccaaccagcacagcccagatccTCTCAAGTGTGACTCCCCAGGTGACCAGGACAGATGGAAGCTACAGCTACTACAACCCAAACAATACCTGTTAGCTCAAGTAACAGAGATCCCTGCTGCTAAATTTATTTATGATATACCAGCTCAAAAAAAAGCAGTTAGCAGAGCCActggaacttgctccagcacacatgaagaaccagggaaataaaacaggagtttctttaataccatttgttcttcaaaaccttcctgcctttctcctaaACAAACTCACTCCAAACAGGCTATCAGATGGTCTGCAAAACCAATCGTGAAAACATTCTGATAAAAATCACTTGGCAAACGGAGAGTAGAGCTGAGAAAGCTGAGCAATGTGTTCAAGAGAACCCCTGTACGCGATCCCCTACAAACCAAGTAAAACCATCCTACACTTCCAGAAACCGGTATTATATTTGTCCTGGGACCGTCCGTGTgccttcccactgctcctgccctcagcaccctccccagggcacccgcacccccctcacctcctcccagatGCAGCAGTGGCTGAGGAAGCAGCCGATCTCTCCCCGGGTGAGGGGCCGCGAGGAGCACGGGTCCCGGTAACCCGGCAGCATGTCGATGCTGAGAGCTTTGAGCTGACTCGTGTTCAGCGCTCTGAGAAAGAGAGAACACCTATCAGCATTTAAATAGAAAGCAAATTCAAGTCGGACACAGACACAACGGGGGAAGTGCTACTGATGTTCAGAGATAAGCTGTAACTCACGAAATTCCTGCACTTGTTTTGCTCAAAAACCGGGAGAAAAATTAACTAACTGATTTACATTCTAAATCAAGCTTAGAAATGATATCCTTAACTCTGCCAACGACTTCTTGTGGGACCATCAATATGGCAGGAGCTTGGCTTCAAATATTTTCCTAAGAGGTCCTGATGGGTGCGCAAGTCTccgagaccaccagatggcatggGGGTTCCCACTTCCCTTTTTGCGAGTCCCAGACCAAAAATTTCTGCCTTGATTTCTCAAGATAAAAACATCTTACCATGCCTTAAAGTAAGGGCTGTGTCAGGGTTAATACTGTAGCCCAACAGCTTTGTAGCACGAGGACAGACAAATCTCTCAGGAGATGATTGCTCTCACACACTTTCGCTGCTTTCTAATTGTGTGCAAGTGTTACAGTTCACAGAAAGGAGTATGATTTTAACCTGATTTTCATcttaggttggatctggggaacaatttcttccccaaagggctgtggggcattgaacaggctgcccagggcagtgctggagtcaccatccctggagggctggacagacggacatgcggttctcaggacatggggcagggacaggggtgggggaacagttggactcgatgatcttgaggggcttttccaacccaaatgattctgtgattctatcagccTGACCCACACCGCCCTGGTTCTCTCATGAAGACCAATTACAAAAGAAGACACAAACAGAGTAAAACTGCCCCAAAGCAGGGGCAGTTAGGTTAATAAAATGTCCACCTCTCCCTCAGCCCATCCatccccagcaggagggaggtcaGGGCACCCAAGGAGATGGTGTCCAGCACAACCCCCTCTTTGCAAACATCAGCAACCCCAGCCGAAACTCACTTCCCATCCACGGCCTCTGCTATCTTGACTGCAATCTCCTGCTCGTAGAGAGTCCGCAGCACCCGATCCCGCCTGTCCTTCCGGCGCTTCAGGTTGATCATGAAAATCTGGGTTGAAGAGAGAGACATCAAGCTCACAGCCTGGGAGCGAGGAGGAGAAGTGACTTCTCGCCTACCCTTCTTCAGCAGCAGATCTTAAAATACCAGCTGTGATTTTATCCCAGGTTGCGTAGAATTTGTCAGaaagttggggttggttttgagttggaaggttAGAGGTTCATTCTTTGTCTAACAACTACTTTTTAAGGACGTTTTATGTCACAAGGAAAAGCTGCTCATCAAGGATGAATAAAGGTGAGAGCAGACCAGTTACAGCCAAGTCTATAATTTCCAAAGATATaagatgttttgatttatattaaacacagagtcaaatgtccagctccagtcccagaGGAACATCGACCCACATGTTTCTCCACAATGCCACCACTACCTGTATTTAGGATTATCTGCGGGGTCACCACCCAAGCACAAGAACACAGCAAAGAGAATTTTTGTAAATCACTTCAGGcactgaaaattcacagaattttcaccaaaaaaatcacagaattttcacaaaaaaatcacagaattttcaccaaaaaaaaaatctgctgcttcccctgccagagcagaaagcccagcacagagcccagatcacacccagagatgtctgcgccaggctctgcccaagcctaagcagacagactttttggtggggggcagaggaccaaaaccctcatttgcaggtaaactgcagaggggctgggatgtTTTTCAGTCCCAGGCAGACAAGTGCAGCTTTGTAGCCTGTGGAGCAAAAACCTCGAGCCAGTAAGAAGCGGATCCAGTTCTAggtcagcacaaatgcaaaaataataaattggatAAATAGAGCGCAGCCACAAAGGACAACACGGCAAAAAACCTACAACAGCTGCGCCCTAAACACAGACGCTCCAACAAATCGTGTTTGGAATTCACGTGTCGTATAAACAGATGTAACAGaataagccaagaaaacaaaggcTTCTCTGGTCTCCACAACTGCCACCCTGGCAGCTGCATAAAAACACAACTCCtggttaattaaagcacagcagatccctctccagcctttcccctcaATGCCTGCACCCTCCATAACATGGAGAACAGGGAGGAGAGGGATTTCTGCGGGGTTTTGGGGCAGGACCGCTGTCAGGAACCACCTTTCTAATGCACTTTTAAAGGCCATAGCAGAAAAATGTGGTGAccgagcagggcaggaggagagctgcACCAGTAAGGGGGGAGCACACATGGTTTCCGGCCCTCCTAGACGTCCCCATCTTGGACAGAACTCGGCTGAGagcctcccccatcttctccaggctccccagtgcctctctcaggggagaaaatcattcctgtctctcactggaacacaggagaggtTTCCCGAACGACCAGTTCTTGCTGCAGAATGGAAGGATGGCTAAgctgccccacagagtcagatgtAGAGGAAATGGCACAAGAATCGGGGGAGTTAAATGATGTGTTTTTCACTCTCACTTCTGCCATCTCTTCCTGGCTGGATTAAAACATCCGTACCATCAATGCAGGAAGCCCACAGATTTgctgagcactgccctggcacaccAACCTTAATCGGGGGTTTTGTAGCAGGTATGAAATGCCCACAGACCTGAGTGGCCTCATTTCTCCCCAGCAAATGCCAGAGGGCAAGAATGCTCCCTGagccctttcccttctgcttccctgacCTCAGAAGTTCTCCCCACGTAAGGACGGCtgtttgctcctggcaaaaagctgaaatccAACAGACGAGTGACTGGGAAAGAGCTTAAACGTATGAagagatgggaatgggaaacGGCTGGAAGGTCAGTTACAGGGAGATCCCAGCTCCATTAGGtgagaaacaggaagacaagACAATGGCAGCAAAATAAGTTCCTTACTTCATCAAATCCCATCTTGTCAGGGTTCTTCGGCGGAACAGAGACAAACTGTGAGGGTTCAACGGGAGGACGATcaactggaagagaggagagatcccaagcatcaccttcatgcactaacaataacgtgtgtgtgtgtgtgtttgcatctctGGACCTAAAGCCCCAGGGACCTGGCTGATGAAGTCAGGCAGGAGTGGGTGCAGCACAGAGCGTCCATGTCACAGAACAGAAGCCAGCAGCCATCTGCCAGACATAGCTCAGGAGAGACACGAGGTTCTGCAGCATCCTTGCCACgttaaagatgcatttttgcaTTCGATATGGGGAAGTTAAGGAGTTTTGTCAACGGAGCTGACCTGACCGTGAAGCGATTGCATCTCTAGgtagaaaaacagtggaaaaatgggAAACTGCATGTCAAACCAGGATGAGAACAGTCGGATCAGGAGGCAGATTCCCAGGGGTAAGAGAGCTCTCCAAACCTTAACTTGGGGGTGTCCATCACAGCAAGGCACAGTAACTTACTCATTGCCTCAATGAGGGTGTGCACAAAGTTCTCGGTTTCTTCTTGCAGCGTCTGGTGCGATTTCAGGGGCATGGGAAGGAAACCATAGTGTTCACGGTTGCAGATGAACATCTGTATACCTGGGGATCAcataaaaaaacagaaaatagagtcAGGTCTCTTAAAAGGAGTTCGCTGCTCTGTTGCTATGTACCCACAATCAAATTCGTTGCCAGGAGCCCAGTCCCAAAAAGTTctgcttcaaaagcaaatgaaggggTTTAACTTAAATCCCTGGAAGGCTTGAAcaaatgtggagatgaggttctcagggacatgagttagtgccaggggtgggttaacggttggactcgatgatcttggtcttttccaagcaaaatgagtctatgaaattcatagtgacattttctgtatcatttggctGGCAGCACGTGGTCTCTCCTCTGAAAACAATTTCCAGTTGCTCCATAACCGAAGGTATTTTTAATTGCCATCAGTTTTCTCTTAGGAGAGACTGGAAACTCCCTCTTAGCCCAGAGAAAGGGTCTCTTTTGGCCTTTGCCTTCATGCTATGAAAACAATCTCTCAGCAGAGGGCAGAACCGGCCTTTGGCAAAGCGATGTTTGATGCACACAGCGGatctgctgggagaactggggagcatcccagaaacccctgtattccccaaaccccacctgcACCGCTCAGACCTGGTGCAATCCCTTCACAGAGCCAGAAGCAGGAGCAGGTTTGCACCATCCAAATCAACCAAATCCtagagagagagagcagcagggagaaagaGATGCTTCCAAAAATAGGTGATACCGTAACTTCCTTCTGCTCAAAAGCTTTTGTAACTGCTTTTTCAAGGAGCTGAATCTGAAGGCATGGAACAAGAAGAAGATGCAAAGCTTCCCTTCTGAGCAGATCCATTTGCAAGGGAGAGACCCACACGCTGCTGGGAATGTCGCAACCTGTGATCAGTAAGATGCTGTTCCCCCCAGACTCACCAAGAGTTTGCTCATTATCGgctataacttttctttttttttttaattaaacaagcagAATCACCCTTGTCCCtctaggaaataaatgaaaagcagacaccACCTGGTGAGAGTTGGTGCTTTCATGTATTAATCCTCCTAAATCCCTGGTATTTTTAGCAAGGCAGAATTATCTGCACTACTGACCCCGGTGTTTCTACTGTTTGAAGTTCTGCAAGGAAACTGCTGGCTACACTACTGCCAAAAC contains:
- the LOC136115772 gene encoding procollagen galactosyltransferase 2-like isoform X2, translating into MFICNREHYGFLPMPLKSHQTLQEETENFVHTLIEAMIDRPPVEPSQFVSVPPKNPDKMGFDEIFMINLKRRKDRRDRVLRTLYEQEIAVKIAEAVDGKALNTSQLKALSIDMLPGYRDPCSSRPLTRGEIGCFLSHCCIWEEVVNRELEKTLVIEDEFKRKLMKLMDDIEQAQLDWELIYIGRKRMQVQEPEKAVPNVMNLVEADYSYWTLGYAISFQGVQKLIGAEPFGKMLPVDEFLPVMYNKHPVAKYMEYYKSRDLKAFSAEPLLVYPTHYTGQPGYLSDTETSTTWDNETVSTDWGRTHSWKSGSRARSAATPRTRTLCPRSRLRTRRPPGTSCDRPRPRGSVGAEPASRSSFSPLAVAEPLFVWSPSRCFEWQSTEPGPDVTADRDAQGEAGDGGGKRTSDADWQGKKQRSEQKPSQAFVKEKPNLE